TCACCACCATGCCTGAATTGGCAAAGGGGTTATTTCGTTTGGAAGGCGACCAGCCATTTACCACCAGTTCGCCGGGATCGGTAGCAGCGGGTGCGATAATGCCACCAGGGCACATGCAGAAAGAGAATACGCCTCTGCCTTCCACTTGTTCCACCAGGCTGTAACTGGCGGGGGGAAGGTATTCGCCGCGGGCATCGCAGTGATACTGGGCACGGTCGATCACTTCCTGTGGGTGTTCCACCCTTACGCCGAGGGCGAAAGGTTTCGCTTCCAGCAGGATATTGTGTCGGTGCAGCATGGTAAATATATTGCGGGCAGAGTGGCCGGTGGCGAGGATTAACTGCTGCCCCTCGAAGAACTGTCCGGAGGCGGTATGTACGCCGGTAATGGCGCCGTTACTGATCCGGAGATCGCTTACTTTGGTATCGAAGTGTACTTCGCCGCCGCTGTTGATGATCTGTTCCCGCATAGCGGTAATGATATGCGGCAGTTTGTTGGTGCCGATATGGGGATGTGCATCGATGAGGATTTTTTCATCCGCGCCGAAATGCACAAAAATGTTGAGGATACGGTTGATATCGCCACGTTTATTGGAGCGGGTATACAGTTTACCGTCGGAGTAAGTACCCGCGCCACCTTCGCCGAAGCAGTAGTTGGAATCGGAGTTTACGATGCCGGTTTTATTGAGGGCGGCGAGGTCGCGACGCCGGGCGCGTACATCTTTTCCGCGCTCGAGTATCACTGGTTTTATACCTGCTTCAATGAGGCGTAATGCCGCGAAGAGGCCTGCGGGGCCGGCTCCGGCTATCAGTACGGTGGGGGCACCGGATGGGAGCACGGGGTATACCGGATGAACAGCAGGGCGTATCACGAAAGGTTCGTCAACGAACACCTGCAGGGTGAGCATGAAGTATACCTGTCGGGAACGGGCGTCAATAGAGCGTTTGAGCAGGTTATAACCGGTGATGTTGCCGGGTTTAACGCCCAGGGCAGCTGCAGCGTGCTGTACGATAAGTATATGATCGGCAGCTTCGGCAGGAAGTAATTTCAGACTGATTTGAGATATCATGAACTGTTGGTAGCTATCAGCTGAGGCACCCCAAGTGGCTTTACAGCTAAACGGTTAGGTGTTTATCCTAAAAACGAATTTTTCTGTGCGCGGCTCTACGACCGGCTTCCAGACAGAAATGCAGCGGAAATAAAGTAATATCAGATACTTTAATTTCGCTGCATTTCCATTGGGAGTCTGCTACTGGCATATGTTGCCAGTGATAGCAAACTAGAACGGCAAATCGTCGCCAGCGTCGCCACCGGCAGGCATTTGCGGAGTATTGTAGTTAGGTTGGGGATCTGTGCCCGGAGCAGGTGCTGCCATTACAGATTCCATGCGCCATGCGTCGAGGTTGGTGATGTAATTCACTTTACCATCTTTCTCCCATCTGGTCCCCTTAATATTGAAATAAACTTTAACGTTTTCCCCTTCATTAAACCGGTCTACAATACCAGTACGGTCTTGCACCGACTGAAACTTAATATAGTTGTTAATAACACGGCCGTTAATGTCATCAGACTTCTCGATAACGAACTCTCTTGTTTTAAAAGTTTCGCTACGTTGTACCGTGTTGTACTTCACAATCAGCTTTCCGGTAATTTCAAAACTCATAGAAAATTTTTTTTAAATTCAGAAGAATCAAAGATAAGATATTCAGTTAAGTGCGGGCAAATATTTTTTATCAATACAGTGCGCGCGATATAAAAAAATCAGGTGATAAATACTATTATGGAATGCATTTTTTTAAATGGAGATACTAACATAGTTTTGCACCCTCTCCGGAAAAAGTGTGAATATCCTGACTCTTGAAAGTGATAGTTTTTTTCAGAGAGGCGGAAGACAATATTATTTTATCAGTTATATATCCATATTTATGATAAAAAGGAGAACGCGAAAGATAAATGTACTGTTAATCAACGGGGTTTATAGTAGCGAAAACCTTGTCACGTTTGGGCTGTAAAGCCACTGCAGTATTGGAAAAAGGAGTTTTAGTACACTGTAATCAGGACAATATAAACAAGGGTAGATAAATTTTTTTTTTCAACATTTTCTACAGATATTCGTCGTCCTGTCTGAAAATTTTTCAACATCCTGCGTTGAGAAGTTTCGAATTCGAGAACTAAGCATCCTTAATTAAGAAACAACTAATTTTTTTTATCTCAATGAATAAAACTTGCGAACAAGTTTGGGAAAAGTGTCTTAATATAATTAGGGATATAGTAGAATGGCAGCCGTTTAAGACATGGTTTGAACCGATTAAACCCATTAAACTTGAAAACAATGTTTTAACCATCCAGGTCCCCAGCCAATTCTTTTATGAATACCTTGAGGAGCATTATGTTGGATTGTTAGGAAAAACCATCAAAAGAGAATTAGGTAAAGAAGCCAGGTTGGAGTATCGCATTGTAGTAGAGAACGGTACGCCTCACCAGCATCCCAGAACAGTAAACATGCCTACGCAGTTTACGAAAGCACAGAAAGACAATGAAGTAGATTTTCCGTTAACGATTCACAATCCGGTTAAGAACCCGTTTGTTATCCCGGGAATAAAAAGAGTGCAGATTGATTCTCAGTTGAATCCAAATTATACGTTTGATGCGTATGTAGAAGGAGACAGCAACAGAGTGGCTCGCCGGGCAGGAAAAACGGTAGCCGAGAAACCGGGAGGTACTTCATTTAACCCGCTTGTGATTTATGGAGGCGTGGGGCTTGGTAAGACGCACCTGGCCCAGGCTGTAGGTAATGATGTAAAACGTATTCACCCTAATAAGGCTGTGCTGTATGTAAGTGCGGAGAAATTTATCAATCAATTTATTGATCACTCCAAGAATAATATTATCAACGATTTTATTCACTTCTATCAGTTGATAGATGTGTTGATTGTTGATGATATACAATTCTTTGCCCGTGCTGAAAAAACACAGGACGCATTCTTTGCCATCTTTAACCATCTGCATCAATCAGGTAAGCAGCTGATTCTTACATCAGATAAGGCGCCGAAAGATCTGGATGGTGTACAGGAGAGGTTGCTGAGCCGTTTCCGTTGGGGGCTTAGTGCAGACATCCAGGTGCCGGATTTTGAAACCAGGATGGAGATCCTGGAAATGAAGATGCGGAACGATGGTTTGGAAATGCCTAAGGAAGTTGTGAAGTATGTAGCATATAATATTCAAACCAACGTACGTGAGCTGGAAGGGGCGCTGATTTCGCTACTGGCGCAGTCGTCGCTTAACCGGAAGGAAATAGACCTGGAGCTGGCGAAGCGTGTGCTGAAATCCTTTGTGAAAACATCTTCCAAAGAGATCACTATTGAAAGCATACAGAAGATGGTATGTGAATATTTTGATGTACCATATGATAAGCTGTTACAGAAAACGCGCAAGCGTGAAATTGTGCAGGCTCGTCAGATTACCATGTACCTGGCAAA
The genomic region above belongs to Chitinophaga sp. 180180018-3 and contains:
- a CDS encoding FAD-dependent protein codes for the protein MISQISLKLLPAEAADHILIVQHAAAALGVKPGNITGYNLLKRSIDARSRQVYFMLTLQVFVDEPFVIRPAVHPVYPVLPSGAPTVLIAGAGPAGLFAALRLIEAGIKPVILERGKDVRARRRDLAALNKTGIVNSDSNYCFGEGGAGTYSDGKLYTRSNKRGDINRILNIFVHFGADEKILIDAHPHIGTNKLPHIITAMREQIINSGGEVHFDTKVSDLRISNGAITGVHTASGQFFEGQQLILATGHSARNIFTMLHRHNILLEAKPFALGVRVEHPQEVIDRAQYHCDARGEYLPPASYSLVEQVEGRGVFSFCMCPGGIIAPAATDPGELVVNGWSPSKRNNPFANSGMVVTVDESDFAPFAQQGPLAAMYFQQMVERKAYQAGGGNFVAPAQRMTDFVQKKISASLPECSYVPGLNSADLRSILPPVVHQRLAGAFRAFGRKMKGYYTENAVLVATESRTSSPVRIPRENDSLEHPQVKGLYPCAEGAGYAGGIVSAAMDGERVATAIAARLG
- a CDS encoding DUF3127 domain-containing protein, which gives rise to MSFEITGKLIVKYNTVQRSETFKTREFVIEKSDDINGRVINNYIKFQSVQDRTGIVDRFNEGENVKVYFNIKGTRWEKDGKVNYITNLDAWRMESVMAAPAPGTDPQPNYNTPQMPAGGDAGDDLPF
- the dnaA gene encoding chromosomal replication initiator protein DnaA, which translates into the protein MNKTCEQVWEKCLNIIRDIVEWQPFKTWFEPIKPIKLENNVLTIQVPSQFFYEYLEEHYVGLLGKTIKRELGKEARLEYRIVVENGTPHQHPRTVNMPTQFTKAQKDNEVDFPLTIHNPVKNPFVIPGIKRVQIDSQLNPNYTFDAYVEGDSNRVARRAGKTVAEKPGGTSFNPLVIYGGVGLGKTHLAQAVGNDVKRIHPNKAVLYVSAEKFINQFIDHSKNNIINDFIHFYQLIDVLIVDDIQFFARAEKTQDAFFAIFNHLHQSGKQLILTSDKAPKDLDGVQERLLSRFRWGLSADIQVPDFETRMEILEMKMRNDGLEMPKEVVKYVAYNIQTNVRELEGALISLLAQSSLNRKEIDLELAKRVLKSFVKTSSKEITIESIQKMVCEYFDVPYDKLLQKTRKREIVQARQITMYLAKSFTKNSLKTIGEHFGGRDHTTVIHSCQTVKDLMDTDNNFRDSVIELQQKVQLAAM